In Mustelus asterias chromosome 16, sMusAst1.hap1.1, whole genome shotgun sequence, one DNA window encodes the following:
- the LOC144505294 gene encoding uncharacterized protein LOC144505294: MNYKTNLSDSHHLSGPEDVGNMEEKSSICKLDKLYTGSICGGSFERSSDPGRHECDKTTNRPCKCGDCGKGFSHPSVLETHQRSHTRVRPFTCPECGKGFTLSSTLLRHQRVHTGERPFTCSVCDKGFTQSSDLLTHQRVHTGEKPFACSVCEERFTHASNLLTHQRVHTGENPFTCSVCGKGFTQASNMLRHQRVHTGERPFTCFVCEKGFAESTSLLAHQRLHTGERPFTCSVCGKGFTLSSSLLRHQRVHSGERPFICSLCGKGFNQSTDLLAHQRVHTGERPFTCSVCGKGFAQASNLLSHRRVHTGENPFTCSVCGKGFTQGSNLVSHQRVHTGEKPFTCSICGKGFSRSSYLLKHQQVHN; the protein is encoded by the coding sequence ATGAATTACAAGACCAATCTGTCTGATTCACATCACTTGTCAGGACCTGAAGATGTTGGCAATATGGAAGAGAAGAGCAGCATTTGCAAATTGGACAAACTGTACACAGGTTCCATATGTGGAGGCAGCTTCGAACGATCATCTGACCCGGGGAGACATGAGTGTGACAAAACCACGAACAGGCCATGTAAAtgcggggactgtgggaagggattcagtcacccGTCTGTGCTGGAaactcatcaacgcagtcacaccagggtgagaccattcacctgccccgagtgtgggaagggattcactctgtcatcaactttgctgagacaccagcgagttcacactggggagagaccgttcacctgctctgtatgtgacaaaggatttactcagtcatctgacctgctgacacaccagcgagttcacactggagagaaaccatttgCCTGTTCTGTCTGTGAGGAGAGATTCACTCATGCctctaacctgctgacacaccagcgagttcacactggggagaatccGTTCacgtgctcagtgtgtgggaagggattcactcaagcCTCCAATATGTTGAGGCACCAGCGAGTACACactggtgagaggccattcacctgctttgtGTGTGAAAAGGGATTTGCTGAGTCCACAAGCCTGCTGGCTCACCAGcgtcttcacactggggagaggccattcacgtgttctgtgtgtgggaagggattcactctgtcatcaagcctgctgagacatcagcgagttcacagcggggagagaccattcatttgctccctgtgtgggaagggttttaatCAGTCAACCGACCTgttggcacaccagcgagttcacactggcgagagacctttcacctgctctgtgtgtgggaagggatttgcacaAGCTTCCAATCTTCTAAGTCACcggcgagttcatactggggagaatcCATTTACCTGCTcagtatgtgggaagggatttactcaagGCTCCAACCTGGTgagccaccagcgagttcacactggagaaaagcccttcacctgctccatatgtgggaaggggttcagtcgaTCATCCTACCTGTTGaagcaccagcaagttcacaactgA
- the LOC144505296 gene encoding uncharacterized protein LOC144505296 — translation MEKPWKCEDCGKGFNYPSRLEIHRRVHTGERPFSCSECGKGFAQSSSLRSHQRVHIEKKPFSCTTCGLKFKSSSILTEHQRIHTASRLFTCFVCGQRFGEVLDLQSHHQTHTKEKPFSCTSCGKSFRQSSDIYEHQRTHTGEKPFTCSVCGKGFAWSSQLLTHQRVHTGDRPFTCSLCGAGFTQSHHLLRHEQIHK, via the coding sequence atggagaaaccgtggaaatgtgaagactgtggtaaaggattcaattatccatcccggttggaaatccatcgacgcgttcacaccggggagagaccattctcctgctcggagtgtgggaagggattcgctcagtcatctAGTCTTCgctcacaccagcgagttcacattgagaagaagccattcagctgcacaacCTGTGGACTGAAGTTCAAATCTTCATCCATcctcactgaacaccagcgaattcacacagcaTCGAGACTattcacttgctttgtgtgtgggCAGAGATTCGGTGAAGTACTCGACCTCCAGTCACACCATCAAACACACACcaaggagaagccattcagctgcacttcctgtggaaagagtttcaggcagtcGAGCGACATTTACgaacaccaacgcactcacactggggagaaaccattcacctgctccgtatgtgggaagggatttgcttggTCATCCCAACTactgacacatcagcgagttcacaccggagacaGACCTTTCACCTGTTCCTTGTGTGGggcaggattcactcagtcacatcACCTACTGAGGCACGAGCAAATTCACAAGTGA